One Pectobacterium polaris DNA window includes the following coding sequences:
- the nrdD gene encoding anaerobic ribonucleoside-triphosphate reductase: MKPVVIKRDGCQVPFDEVRIKEAVERAAHAAGVNDADYCATVACAVAQQMQDKSRVDIRDIQDAVENLLMSGNYKKLARTYIEYRHDRDIARERHGRLNQEIRGLVEQSNMALLNENANKDSKVIPTQRDLLAGIVAKHYAKQYILPRDVVLAHERGEIHYHDLDYSPFFPMFNCMLIDLDGMLTNGFKMGNAEIEPPKSISTATAVTAQIIAQVASHIYGGTTINRIDEILAPFVTASHAKHKSVAEEWQIPDAENYALTRTQKECYDAFQSLEYEVNTLHTANGQTPFVTFGFGLGISWESRLIQESILRNRIAGLGKNHKTAVFPKLVFAIRDGLNHKAGDPNYDIKQLALECASKRMYPDILNYDQVVNVTGSFKTPMGCRSFLGVYEENGQQIHDGRNNLGVISLNLPRIALEAEGNEDRFWTLLDQRLTLAKKALMTRIARLESVKARVAPILYMEGACGVRLKADDSIADIFKNGRASISLGYIGLHETINALFGSQTHVFDDEALRAKAVAVITRLKAATEQWKDETGYGFSLYSTPSENLCDRFCRLDTAEFGVVQGVTDKGYYTNSFHLDVEKKVNPYQKIDFELPYPPLANGGFICYGEYPNLQHNLKALEDVWDYSYSRVPYYGTNTPIDECYECGFTGEFECTSKGFTCPKCGNHDSARVSVTRRVCGYLGSPDARPFNAGKQEEVKRRIKHLGNGQLG, translated from the coding sequence GTGAAACCAGTAGTGATTAAACGGGACGGTTGCCAGGTGCCTTTTGATGAAGTGCGAATCAAAGAGGCGGTCGAACGCGCGGCACATGCAGCCGGTGTCAATGATGCAGACTACTGCGCAACTGTGGCCTGTGCGGTCGCTCAACAAATGCAGGATAAATCGCGCGTAGATATCCGCGATATTCAGGATGCAGTCGAAAACCTGCTGATGTCCGGCAATTACAAAAAACTGGCGCGTACCTACATCGAATACCGCCATGACCGCGATATCGCGCGTGAACGCCACGGTCGTCTGAATCAGGAAATTCGCGGTCTGGTTGAACAGAGCAACATGGCGCTGTTGAACGAGAACGCCAACAAAGACAGTAAAGTGATTCCCACCCAGCGCGATCTGCTGGCTGGTATTGTCGCCAAGCATTACGCCAAACAGTACATCCTGCCGCGTGATGTGGTGCTGGCGCACGAGCGCGGTGAGATTCACTATCACGACCTCGACTACTCGCCCTTTTTCCCCATGTTTAACTGCATGCTGATCGATCTGGATGGCATGCTGACCAACGGCTTCAAAATGGGGAATGCGGAGATTGAGCCACCGAAGTCGATCTCAACCGCTACCGCCGTCACCGCGCAGATTATCGCGCAGGTCGCCAGCCACATTTATGGCGGCACCACGATTAACCGTATTGATGAGATTCTGGCGCCGTTCGTCACCGCCAGCCATGCGAAACATAAATCCGTGGCAGAAGAGTGGCAGATTCCCGATGCGGAAAACTATGCCTTAACCCGCACGCAAAAAGAGTGCTACGACGCCTTCCAGTCACTGGAATACGAAGTCAACACGCTGCACACCGCTAACGGCCAGACCCCGTTCGTGACCTTTGGCTTTGGGCTCGGCATCAGCTGGGAATCGCGTCTGATTCAGGAATCGATTCTGCGCAACCGCATTGCCGGGCTGGGTAAAAACCACAAAACGGCGGTTTTCCCGAAACTGGTTTTTGCGATTCGCGACGGTCTGAACCACAAAGCAGGCGATCCGAATTACGATATCAAACAGCTCGCGCTGGAGTGCGCCAGCAAGCGCATGTACCCAGATATTCTGAACTACGATCAGGTCGTGAACGTCACCGGTTCGTTCAAAACGCCAATGGGCTGCCGCAGCTTCCTCGGCGTTTATGAAGAGAACGGCCAGCAGATTCACGACGGCCGCAATAATTTGGGCGTAATCAGCCTGAACCTGCCACGCATCGCGCTGGAAGCCGAAGGCAATGAAGACCGCTTCTGGACGCTGCTGGATCAACGTCTGACGCTGGCGAAGAAAGCGCTGATGACGCGCATTGCGCGGCTGGAAAGCGTGAAAGCTCGTGTCGCGCCCATCCTGTATATGGAAGGGGCTTGCGGCGTGCGCTTAAAAGCGGACGACAGCATCGCGGATATCTTCAAGAACGGACGCGCCTCGATTTCGCTGGGTTACATCGGCCTGCATGAAACGATTAACGCTCTCTTCGGTAGCCAAACGCACGTGTTTGATGACGAAGCGCTGCGTGCCAAAGCCGTGGCCGTTATCACTCGCCTGAAAGCCGCCACCGAGCAGTGGAAAGACGAAACGGGTTACGGCTTCAGCCTGTACAGCACGCCGAGCGAAAACCTGTGTGACCGCTTCTGCCGTCTGGATACCGCCGAGTTTGGCGTCGTGCAGGGCGTGACGGACAAAGGGTATTACACCAACAGCTTCCACCTCGATGTGGAGAAGAAGGTGAACCCTTACCAGAAAATCGACTTCGAGCTGCCCTATCCACCGCTGGCTAACGGTGGGTTCATTTGCTACGGCGAATACCCGAATCTGCAACACAACCTCAAAGCGCTGGAAGACGTGTGGGATTACAGCTACAGCCGCGTGCCTTACTACGGCACCAACACGCCGATCGACGAATGCTACGAGTGCGGTTTCACTGGTGAATTCGAGTGCACCAGCAAAGGCTTCACCTGTCCGAAATGCGGTAACCACGATTCGGCCCGCGTTTCCGTCACGCGCCGCGTGTGCGGCTACCTCGGCAGCCCGGATGCACGCCCGTTCAACGCCGGTAAGCAGGAAGAAGTGAAGCGTCGAATCAAGCACTTAGGCAACGGTCAACTGGGGTAA
- the ridA gene encoding 2-iminobutanoate/2-iminopropanoate deaminase, which produces MSRIISTEHAPAAIGPYVQGVDLGSMIFTSGQIPVNPKSGLVADNITAQTRQSLENVQAIVEAAGLKVSDIVKMTVFVKDLHDFALVNTAYEAFFNEHSAPFPARSCVEVARLPKDVKIEIEAIAVRR; this is translated from the coding sequence ATGTCACGAATTATCAGCACTGAGCACGCCCCAGCCGCCATCGGCCCTTATGTTCAGGGCGTCGACCTTGGCAGCATGATCTTCACATCCGGCCAGATCCCCGTGAACCCGAAAAGCGGTCTGGTGGCAGATAACATCACCGCTCAGACGCGTCAGTCACTGGAAAATGTTCAGGCGATTGTGGAAGCTGCTGGCCTGAAAGTTTCCGATATCGTGAAAATGACCGTATTCGTGAAAGACCTGCACGATTTCGCTCTGGTCAACACCGCGTATGAAGCCTTCTTCAACGAACATAGCGCACCGTTCCCGGCTCGCTCTTGCGTTGAAGTCGCACGCCTGCCAAAAGACGTGAAGATCGAGATCGAAGCGATCGCCGTTCGTCGCTAA
- the pyrI gene encoding aspartate carbamoyltransferase regulatory subunit produces the protein MTHDNKLQVEAIKRGTVIDHIPAQVGFKLLTLFKLTATDQRITIGLNLPSNHLGRKDLIKIENIFLTEQQANQLAIYAPQATVNQIDDYDVVRKLVPTLPDHITGVLTCPNSNCISRSEPVSSSFSVKQRDGDVHLKCKYCEKEFERQAVLQDR, from the coding sequence ATGACACACGATAATAAATTACAGGTTGAAGCGATCAAACGTGGCACGGTGATCGACCACATTCCCGCACAGGTGGGTTTTAAGCTGCTGACGCTATTTAAACTGACCGCGACAGACCAGCGCATCACCATCGGCCTGAATTTGCCGTCCAACCACCTTGGGCGCAAAGATCTGATCAAGATCGAGAACATCTTCCTGACCGAGCAGCAGGCGAATCAGCTGGCGATCTACGCACCGCAGGCGACCGTCAATCAGATCGATGATTATGACGTGGTGCGCAAGCTGGTGCCGACGCTGCCAGACCACATTACCGGCGTGCTCACTTGCCCAAACAGCAACTGCATCAGCCGCAGCGAACCGGTTTCGTCGTCATTCAGCGTGAAGCAGCGTGACGGCGACGTGCACCTGAAGTGTAAGTACTGCGAGAAAGAGTTTGAGCGTCAGGCAGTGCTGCAAGATCGCTAG
- the pyrB gene encoding aspartate carbamoyltransferase has translation MVNPLYQKHIISINDLSREDLELTLRVAASLKANPQPELLKHKVIASCFFEASTRTRLSFETAMHRLGASVVGFADSNNTSLGKKGETLADTISVISQYVDAIVMRHPQEGASRLATEFSGGIPILNAGDGANQHPTQTLLDLFTIQETQGRLNNINIAMVGDLKYGRTVHSLTQALAKFEGNRFYFIAPDALAMPDYILSMLKEKNIAYSLHNSIDEVVGELDILYMTRVQKERLDPSEYINIKSQFVLRAADLHSARPNLKVLHPLPRVDEITIDVDATPYAYYFQQAGNGIYARQALLALVLNRELVL, from the coding sequence ATGGTCAATCCGCTCTATCAAAAACATATTATTTCGATTAACGACCTCAGTCGGGAAGATTTGGAACTGACGCTGCGTGTCGCTGCCAGCCTGAAAGCCAATCCTCAGCCTGAGTTGTTGAAACATAAAGTGATTGCCAGTTGCTTCTTCGAAGCCTCCACCCGGACGCGTTTATCCTTTGAAACCGCGATGCATCGCCTCGGCGCCTCCGTCGTCGGTTTCGCTGACAGCAACAACACATCGCTGGGGAAAAAGGGCGAAACGCTGGCCGACACCATTTCCGTCATCAGCCAATACGTGGATGCCATCGTGATGCGTCACCCGCAGGAAGGCGCTTCACGCCTGGCGACCGAGTTCTCCGGCGGTATTCCGATTCTGAACGCTGGCGACGGTGCGAACCAACACCCGACGCAGACGCTGCTCGATTTGTTCACCATTCAGGAAACGCAGGGCCGACTGAATAACATCAATATCGCGATGGTTGGTGATTTGAAATATGGCCGCACCGTGCATTCACTCACGCAGGCGCTGGCTAAGTTTGAAGGCAACCGCTTCTACTTCATCGCACCGGACGCGCTGGCGATGCCGGACTACATTCTGAGCATGCTGAAAGAGAAGAATATTGCTTACAGCCTGCACAACAGCATTGATGAGGTCGTCGGCGAGCTGGATATTCTGTACATGACGCGCGTGCAGAAAGAGCGTCTGGATCCGTCCGAATACATCAACATCAAATCCCAGTTTGTCCTGCGCGCCGCCGACCTGCACAGCGCCCGCCCGAATTTGAAAGTGCTGCACCCGCTGCCGCGCGTTGATGAGATCACCATTGATGTGGATGCCACGCCTTACGCCTATTATTTCCAGCAGGCGGGCAACGGTATTTACGCCCGTCAGGCGCTGCTGGCGCTGGTCCTGAATCGCGAACTGGTTCTGTAA
- a CDS encoding YhcH/YjgK/YiaL family protein — translation MITGNVHHLELVPYLPAKLREAIEYVKQNITADTPLGKHDIEGNSVFVLISNDSTDLLEKRRAEYHAKYLDIQIVLSGVEGMTFSNLPAGTPDTDWLADKDIAFLPAGEQEKQFVMQEGDFVVFFPGEVHKPLCAVGEPAHVRKAVVKIDASLVV, via the coding sequence ATGATTACTGGCAACGTCCACCACCTTGAACTGGTTCCTTATCTGCCTGCCAAACTGCGCGAAGCGATTGAATACGTGAAGCAAAACATTACGGCAGACACGCCGTTGGGCAAGCATGATATCGAAGGCAACAGCGTGTTTGTGTTGATCTCCAACGACAGCACCGATCTGCTGGAAAAGCGCCGCGCTGAGTATCACGCCAAATATCTGGACATTCAGATTGTGCTGTCCGGTGTGGAAGGGATGACGTTCAGTAACCTGCCTGCGGGCACGCCGGATACCGATTGGCTGGCGGATAAAGACATTGCTTTCCTGCCTGCGGGCGAGCAGGAAAAACAGTTTGTGATGCAGGAAGGGGATTTTGTCGTCTTCTTCCCAGGTGAAGTACACAAACCGCTGTGTGCCGTTGGTGAACCTGCGCACGTGCGTAAAGCCGTGGTGAAAATCGACGCGTCACTGGTGGTGTAA
- the argF gene encoding ornithine carbamoyltransferase has product MQPFYKRHFLRLMDFTPAEIAKLLALSTKLKADKKNGTEARRLQGKNIALIFEKDSTRTRCSFEVAAYDQGAQVTYLGPSGSQIGHKESIKDTARVLGRMYDGIQYRGYGQQIVETLAQYAGVPVWNGLTNEFHPTQLLADLLTMQEHLPGKSLSEMTLVYVGDARNNMGNTMLEAAALTGLDLRLVAPKACWPDAGLVAECQAAAEQTGGSITLTEDIAAGVAGADFIYTDVWVSMGEPKETWKERIALLKPYQVNMAMIAATGNPQVKFLHCLPAFHDDQTTMGQQMAEQYGLHGGMEVTDEVFESAHSIVFDQAENRMHTIKAVMVATLVQD; this is encoded by the coding sequence ATGCAACCGTTCTATAAGCGTCACTTTTTAAGGTTAATGGATTTTACACCCGCAGAAATTGCCAAGCTTTTAGCCCTGTCAACGAAACTGAAAGCCGACAAAAAAAACGGGACAGAAGCCCGCCGTCTGCAAGGCAAAAACATCGCACTCATCTTCGAAAAAGATTCGACTCGTACTCGCTGCTCTTTCGAAGTTGCTGCATACGATCAGGGCGCGCAAGTGACCTATCTCGGCCCAAGCGGTAGCCAAATCGGCCATAAAGAATCCATTAAGGATACTGCACGCGTGCTGGGAAGAATGTACGACGGCATTCAATATCGCGGCTACGGTCAGCAAATTGTCGAAACGCTGGCGCAATACGCGGGCGTCCCGGTCTGGAACGGACTGACGAACGAATTCCACCCTACGCAGCTGCTGGCGGATCTGCTGACGATGCAGGAACATTTGCCGGGTAAATCGCTGTCAGAAATGACGCTCGTCTATGTCGGTGATGCGCGCAACAACATGGGTAACACCATGCTGGAAGCGGCGGCATTGACCGGGCTGGATTTACGTCTTGTTGCGCCAAAAGCCTGCTGGCCGGATGCCGGTCTGGTGGCTGAATGTCAGGCGGCGGCAGAACAAACCGGCGGCAGCATCACACTGACGGAAGATATCGCCGCAGGCGTCGCGGGCGCAGATTTCATTTATACCGACGTCTGGGTTTCCATGGGGGAACCGAAAGAGACCTGGAAAGAGCGTATCGCGCTGCTGAAACCGTATCAGGTGAACATGGCGATGATCGCCGCGACGGGTAATCCGCAGGTGAAGTTCCTGCATTGCCTGCCCGCGTTCCACGACGATCAGACGACAATGGGCCAACAAATGGCGGAGCAGTATGGTCTGCACGGTGGAATGGAAGTCACGGATGAGGTCTTTGAATCCGCGCACAGCATCGTGTTCGATCAGGCGGAAAATCGCATGCATACCATCAAAGCGGTGATGGTTGCCACGCTGGTACAGGATTAA
- the rraB gene encoding ribonuclease E inhibitor RraB — translation MANRELLEEQREETRLIIEELLDDGSDPDALYTIEHHFSAEKFEVLEKVAVEAFKLGYEVTDAEELEVEDGVLLMCCDAISEVALKAELIDTQVEQLLALAERHGVNYDGWGTYFEDPDGEGEEDGDDEDFFDEDDDGKRH, via the coding sequence ATGGCAAACCGCGAATTACTGGAAGAGCAACGGGAAGAGACACGCCTGATCATTGAAGAACTGCTGGATGATGGCAGCGATCCTGACGCGCTCTATACCATTGAACACCATTTCTCTGCTGAGAAGTTTGAAGTGTTGGAAAAAGTCGCTGTAGAAGCCTTCAAGCTGGGTTATGAAGTGACGGATGCGGAAGAACTGGAAGTGGAAGATGGCGTGCTGCTGATGTGCTGCGATGCTATCAGTGAAGTTGCGCTGAAGGCGGAACTGATCGACACGCAGGTAGAACAGCTGCTGGCGCTGGCAGAACGCCACGGCGTGAATTACGACGGTTGGGGTACCTACTTCGAAGATCCAGATGGTGAAGGTGAAGAAGACGGGGATGATGAAGATTTTTTTGACGAAGATGATGACGGCAAGCGCCACTAA
- a CDS encoding GNAT family N-acetyltransferase — protein MTTATSANLQVRPITAQDDAAIAQVIRQVSAEFGLTADKGYTVSDPNLDALFALYNQPKSAYWVVEYDGRVVGGGGIAPLVAGEEDVCELQKMYFLPIVRGKGLARQLAIQALDFARQHGFRRCYLETTGHLTSAIRLYESLGFESIPHAMGNTGHTDCEVTMLKAL, from the coding sequence ATGACAACCGCGACCTCCGCCAATCTTCAGGTACGCCCAATTACCGCGCAAGACGATGCCGCTATCGCTCAGGTCATCCGTCAGGTTTCTGCTGAGTTTGGTTTGACAGCCGATAAAGGCTATACCGTTTCCGATCCGAATTTGGATGCGCTATTTGCCCTGTATAACCAGCCGAAAAGCGCCTACTGGGTGGTTGAATATGACGGCCGCGTGGTTGGCGGTGGCGGCATTGCCCCGCTGGTCGCAGGCGAAGAAGATGTGTGTGAATTACAGAAAATGTATTTCTTACCCATCGTGCGGGGCAAAGGGCTAGCACGTCAGTTGGCAATACAAGCACTTGATTTTGCTCGTCAGCACGGCTTTCGCCGCTGCTATCTGGAAACAACCGGACACCTGACCAGCGCGATCCGACTGTATGAATCGCTGGGCTTCGAGTCGATTCCCCACGCAATGGGCAACACGGGCCACACCGACTGTGAAGTGACGATGTTGAAGGCACTGTAA
- a CDS encoding YjgN family protein: MTINTSKNSTQHRVQFHGKAGEYFAIWLVNALLTIVTLGIYSAWATVRRRRYFYGNTEINGDRFDYHADPIQILKGRLLVIAGLILFYVVLAMSPTLGTILALAFAALIPIIVIRNWRYDAIMSSYRGIRFNYHCQTGRAYWVLLLCPILLLLAFYAVLAVAMFIGMQSDSPIIITLIVLALVVPGFAAVNGIMKMMQLDLYVNNLFFGKTAFKAELTKAAFIKFALISLLIFVPFLIAALSFMGSFLFTLYQIIMMGADSETIAMMMLSNVFNMVMMFVVALLGVLVSSSYLVVAQRNYLFNQTSLNGGVKLHSSMQTLSYMGLLITNSLITIFSLGWAAPVAEIRHARYIANATAVEGDLELLHVQAHQDTANSALAEEAVQALDLGVGL, encoded by the coding sequence ATGACTATCAATACTTCAAAAAATAGCACGCAGCATCGCGTGCAGTTTCATGGTAAGGCTGGGGAATATTTTGCAATTTGGCTGGTGAATGCATTATTAACGATCGTCACTTTGGGTATTTATTCTGCTTGGGCGACAGTGCGCCGCCGCCGTTATTTTTACGGCAACACGGAAATTAACGGTGATCGTTTTGATTACCATGCGGATCCGATTCAGATTCTCAAAGGACGTTTGCTGGTTATCGCTGGTCTGATTCTGTTTTATGTCGTATTGGCGATGTCACCGACGTTGGGAACTATTCTCGCATTGGCATTTGCGGCATTGATTCCGATTATCGTGATCCGCAACTGGCGTTATGACGCTATTATGTCCAGCTATCGTGGTATTCGCTTTAATTATCATTGCCAGACTGGTCGCGCGTATTGGGTGTTGCTGCTTTGCCCTATTCTGCTGCTGCTGGCTTTTTATGCTGTTTTAGCGGTTGCGATGTTCATTGGTATGCAGAGCGATAGCCCGATTATCATTACACTCATCGTGCTGGCGCTGGTGGTTCCAGGGTTTGCAGCGGTCAATGGCATCATGAAAATGATGCAGCTTGATCTCTATGTTAATAACCTGTTCTTCGGTAAAACGGCGTTTAAAGCGGAGTTGACGAAAGCGGCGTTTATTAAATTCGCCCTGATTAGCCTGCTGATTTTTGTTCCTTTCTTGATCGCCGCGCTGTCATTCATGGGGTCGTTCTTGTTCACGCTGTATCAGATTATTATGATGGGCGCAGATTCTGAAACCATTGCCATGATGATGCTGAGCAACGTCTTCAATATGGTCATGATGTTCGTTGTGGCGCTGCTGGGTGTGCTGGTTTCCAGCAGTTATCTGGTTGTCGCACAGCGTAATTATCTGTTTAACCAGACGTCGCTGAATGGTGGTGTGAAATTGCACTCTTCCATGCAAACGCTGTCTTACATGGGGCTGCTGATAACCAATAGCCTGATCACTATTTTCTCTTTGGGTTGGGCTGCACCGGTGGCAGAGATTCGTCACGCACGCTATATCGCGAATGCGACAGCGGTTGAAGGCGATCTGGAACTGCTGCATGTTCAGGCTCATCAGGACACAGCAAACAGCGCACTGGCCGAAGAAGCCGTGCAGGCGCTCGATTTGGGTGTCGGTCTCTAA
- a CDS encoding M48 family metallopeptidase, with protein MNIKGHYQYPGLAARVAASLHLSDNGSMMVLNTGSSNTTFALEQVTVSDALGSIPLTLTFPDGGRFVPADDPTFRGWYSARRRPGLVHRLERHKRGVILTLLATILLVINYVYVVLPWASSALALRMPTAIEQQLGQNTLKLLRHSDFKPSKLPVERQQAMQALFQQVMPADMREDKTPLRLEIMSAPIGPNAFMLADGTLIISDDLVKLAKDDNELAAVMLHEMGHHAYRHPMRMVVRSSLVSLTFMWMTGDVSGVGDTLLQSAAFINEMQFSRDMEREADAWAIAEMQQQGRSLQSMQAMYRALIANDRSQDEIDSLDLPDWLSTHPDMDERLRAIESEMNKR; from the coding sequence ATGAATATTAAGGGGCATTATCAATACCCCGGATTGGCGGCCCGCGTGGCCGCTTCTCTTCATTTATCGGACAACGGTTCGATGATGGTGCTGAACACCGGATCATCGAATACGACATTTGCGTTGGAGCAGGTCACGGTTTCCGATGCGCTGGGCTCGATTCCTCTAACGCTCACATTTCCTGACGGCGGTCGCTTTGTTCCTGCCGACGATCCCACTTTTCGCGGGTGGTATTCCGCACGACGTCGCCCGGGGCTTGTCCATCGTTTAGAACGCCATAAGCGTGGCGTCATTCTCACGCTACTCGCCACAATCTTGCTCGTCATAAACTATGTTTACGTGGTACTGCCGTGGGCAAGTTCTGCGCTGGCACTACGGATGCCAACCGCTATCGAACAGCAGCTTGGGCAAAATACGCTAAAGCTGTTACGGCACAGTGATTTTAAGCCTTCTAAATTGCCTGTTGAACGCCAGCAAGCGATGCAAGCGCTGTTTCAACAGGTTATGCCCGCTGACATGCGGGAAGACAAAACGCCACTGCGCCTGGAGATCATGTCTGCGCCTATCGGGCCGAATGCTTTTATGCTGGCAGATGGTACGCTGATTATCAGTGACGACCTGGTGAAGCTGGCGAAAGATGACAACGAGCTGGCCGCGGTGATGCTGCATGAAATGGGACATCACGCTTATCGCCACCCAATGCGCATGGTGGTGCGTTCATCGCTGGTATCGCTGACCTTCATGTGGATGACGGGAGATGTCAGCGGAGTCGGGGATACCTTGTTGCAGTCTGCCGCTTTTATCAATGAGATGCAGTTTTCCCGCGATATGGAACGGGAAGCCGACGCATGGGCAATAGCAGAAATGCAGCAGCAAGGGCGTTCGCTTCAGTCGATGCAGGCAATGTACCGAGCCTTGATCGCTAACGACCGCAGTCAGGATGAAATTGATTCGCTGGATTTACCGGACTGGCTGAGTACGCACCCGGATATGGATGAGCGGCTGAGAGCCATTGAAAGCGAGATGAATAAGCGCTAA